Proteins from a genomic interval of Paenibacillus sp. RC334:
- a CDS encoding beta-ketoacyl-ACP synthase III, translating into MNNLRSVGVIGTGKYVPEKILTNKDLEAIVETSDEWIVSRTGIQERHIAAPEQATSDLAYEAAIKALASAGMTAQDLDLIIVATVTPDMAFPSTACILQDKLGAKGAAAFDLSAACSGFVYGLATATSFIKTGIYNNALIIGADCLSRITDYTDRNTCVLFGDGAGAVVIGEVPEGRGFQSFDLGAEGAGGGLLKLEAGGSRLPASADTVENKQHYIYMNGREVFKFAVRVMGTATVDVLEKAGLSKDDIDLFVPHQANIRIIQSAMQRLDLPEEKVIINVHKYANTSAASIPLALVEAAEEGRMKEGDRVLMVGFGGGLTWGASVLVW; encoded by the coding sequence ATGAATAATTTGCGATCGGTTGGTGTTATCGGAACAGGGAAATACGTGCCTGAAAAAATATTGACGAACAAAGATTTGGAAGCAATTGTGGAAACAAGTGACGAATGGATTGTCAGTCGTACAGGAATTCAGGAGCGCCACATTGCGGCTCCAGAGCAGGCCACATCCGATCTGGCTTATGAAGCAGCGATTAAGGCATTGGCATCCGCAGGTATGACCGCACAGGATTTGGATCTGATCATTGTGGCTACGGTTACGCCGGACATGGCGTTTCCTTCGACTGCCTGCATTCTTCAGGACAAGCTTGGAGCCAAAGGCGCAGCGGCTTTTGATTTGTCTGCGGCATGCTCAGGGTTTGTATATGGGCTGGCAACTGCGACGAGCTTTATTAAGACGGGCATTTATAATAATGCGTTAATCATTGGGGCAGACTGTCTTTCCCGAATCACGGATTATACAGACCGCAATACTTGTGTTCTTTTCGGAGACGGTGCAGGAGCTGTAGTAATTGGTGAAGTACCTGAGGGTAGAGGATTCCAATCCTTTGATCTCGGTGCCGAAGGAGCAGGAGGCGGATTGCTTAAGCTGGAAGCTGGCGGTTCACGTTTGCCTGCGAGTGCGGATACTGTGGAAAACAAGCAACACTATATTTATATGAACGGACGCGAAGTATTCAAGTTCGCGGTACGTGTTATGGGAACGGCAACTGTCGATGTGCTTGAAAAAGCGGGGCTTTCCAAAGATGATATTGATTTGTTCGTTCCGCATCAAGCCAATATTCGCATTATTCAATCGGCGATGCAGCGTTTGGATCTACCGGAAGAAAAGGTTATCATTAATGTTCATAAATATGCGAATACATCAGCTGCATCAATTCCTCTTGCGCTTGTAGAAGCAGCCGAGGAAGGTCGCATGAAGGAAGGCGACCGGGTATTAATGGTGGGCTTCGGCGGTGGTTTGACTTGGGGCGCGTCGGTTCTTGTCTGGTAA
- a CDS encoding DUF177 domain-containing protein, with the protein MQLFFRKVATSDGPFPIREALNVSELVDDRPDVTAVSPLETDLVAVSLGQGLMSVEGTLTAGLDMLCSRCLSPMHEDLMIEFRERFKQTSSVGEEEDEDGEFIAVTGDSFDIAPYCEELFVLHVPFAPVCSEDCQGIAPAAGQNWSVGSDDSTDDDTQKIDPRLAGLKDFFK; encoded by the coding sequence ATGCAACTATTTTTTCGCAAAGTAGCAACAAGTGATGGTCCTTTTCCGATCCGTGAAGCTCTTAATGTGAGTGAATTGGTGGATGATCGTCCTGATGTTACGGCCGTTTCCCCGCTGGAGACCGATTTGGTCGCCGTTAGTCTGGGTCAAGGCTTGATGAGCGTGGAAGGCACGTTGACCGCAGGTCTGGACATGCTGTGCTCACGCTGTTTGAGTCCGATGCACGAGGATTTGATGATTGAATTCCGTGAACGGTTCAAGCAAACCTCTTCGGTTGGCGAAGAGGAGGATGAAGATGGCGAATTTATCGCAGTGACGGGGGATTCCTTCGATATTGCACCGTATTGTGAAGAGCTGTTTGTACTGCACGTGCCATTTGCGCCTGTGTGCAGTGAGGATTGTCAGGGGATCGCTCCTGCGGCCGGACAAAACTGGAGCGTTGGCTCCGATGACAGTACCGATGATGATACGCAAAAGATTGATCCGCGTCTGGCAGGGCTTAAGGATTTTTTTAAATGA
- the plsX gene encoding phosphate acyltransferase PlsX: MRIAIDAMGGDNAPEATVEGALSAAAEWKDTDITLVGDRERIESVLNGRVLPANLSIRHTSETIDAQDEPVKAVRRKKDASMVVAGRMVKEGEADAMISAGNTGALMTTGLLVVGRMEGIERPALAPMIPTIDDQGVLALDLGANMDAKPEHLAQYALMGSLYRQKVHGVASPRVGLLNVGTEAGKGNELTKLAFPLIEQLPVNFVGNVESRDVLTGNCDVLVCDGFAGNIMLKSLEGTAGTIFSLLKEQFSKSLKTKLAAALIMRELRGLKDKLDYKEHGGAPLLGLSGLVLKGHGSSDGIAVKNAVRQARTALQNQLVESISKEISRK, encoded by the coding sequence ATGCGGATCGCCATTGATGCCATGGGGGGAGACAATGCTCCCGAGGCGACAGTAGAGGGCGCGTTATCTGCGGCGGCGGAATGGAAGGATACAGACATTACGCTGGTTGGTGACCGGGAACGAATCGAATCGGTGCTGAACGGCAGAGTGTTGCCTGCGAATCTCAGCATTCGCCATACATCTGAAACGATAGATGCGCAGGACGAGCCTGTGAAGGCAGTACGACGTAAAAAGGATGCCTCGATGGTCGTAGCTGGCCGAATGGTCAAAGAAGGCGAAGCGGATGCCATGATATCGGCAGGTAATACGGGTGCGCTGATGACGACAGGGTTGCTGGTGGTCGGGAGAATGGAAGGCATTGAGCGCCCTGCTCTCGCACCGATGATTCCGACGATTGACGATCAGGGTGTGCTGGCGCTGGACTTGGGAGCTAATATGGACGCGAAGCCCGAACATCTTGCCCAATATGCGCTGATGGGTAGCTTGTACCGCCAAAAGGTTCATGGTGTGGCTTCCCCCAGAGTGGGTTTACTGAATGTTGGGACGGAAGCCGGGAAGGGCAATGAACTGACGAAACTGGCTTTCCCTCTGATTGAGCAGTTGCCTGTTAATTTTGTAGGTAATGTAGAGTCCAGAGACGTTCTGACCGGGAATTGCGATGTGCTGGTGTGTGACGGATTCGCCGGAAACATCATGCTGAAATCGCTGGAGGGTACGGCGGGTACGATATTTTCTCTCTTAAAGGAGCAGTTTAGTAAATCTTTAAAGACCAAGCTAGCAGCGGCCCTGATTATGCGTGAGCTTCGCGGTTTGAAAGATAAGCTGGACTACAAAGAGCATGGTGGCGCTCCATTGCTGGGGCTGAGCGGGCTCGTCTTGAAGGGTCACGGTTCATCTGACGGCATTGCCGTCAAAAACGCGGTAAGACAGGCCCGTACGGCCTTGCAAAACCAGTTGGTGGAAAGTATATCCAAGGAAATCAGCAGGAAGTGA
- the fabD gene encoding ACP S-malonyltransferase produces the protein MGKTAFIFPGQGSQAVGMAKDVYEAVPAAREVFRQADERLGFALSSLIFEGPDTALKQTSNTQPALLTASIALYEAFKEKGIRPDYVAGHSLGEYSALVASGVLAFEDAVEIVRTRGEFMEQAIPDGQGGMAAVLGADREALSTLCRDITESGQLVELANINCPGQIVVSGAKEGVAAVAERVKEAGGKRAITLEVSGPFHSSLMKEAAIKLSGKLEDVAFSKAQVPVVANVTAKPVREGGEIRQLLVEQVYSPVLWEDSVAWLLEQGVDTFVEFGPGSVLTGLVKKIDKTVKLYNISSLESLVSVTEALEAR, from the coding sequence ATGGGCAAAACGGCATTTATATTTCCCGGTCAGGGTTCACAAGCTGTAGGTATGGCTAAAGATGTTTATGAAGCGGTTCCTGCAGCAAGAGAAGTGTTCCGCCAAGCGGACGAACGGTTGGGTTTTGCGCTAAGCTCACTGATTTTTGAAGGTCCAGATACAGCCTTGAAGCAAACATCCAATACGCAACCTGCGCTGTTGACGGCGAGCATTGCGTTGTATGAAGCGTTCAAGGAAAAGGGCATTCGCCCTGATTACGTGGCTGGACACAGTCTTGGAGAATACAGCGCGCTCGTTGCTTCTGGCGTACTTGCATTTGAAGATGCAGTTGAGATCGTTCGTACTCGTGGGGAGTTCATGGAGCAAGCCATTCCTGACGGACAAGGCGGGATGGCTGCTGTACTGGGAGCCGACCGTGAAGCGCTGTCGACACTATGCCGTGATATTACGGAATCTGGTCAACTGGTCGAATTGGCGAACATCAACTGCCCGGGGCAGATTGTCGTATCCGGTGCGAAGGAGGGCGTAGCCGCTGTCGCTGAACGCGTGAAGGAAGCGGGTGGCAAACGTGCTATTACTTTGGAGGTCAGTGGTCCTTTTCATTCTTCGTTGATGAAGGAAGCAGCGATTAAGTTGTCCGGCAAGCTGGAAGACGTAGCTTTCTCCAAAGCTCAGGTTCCGGTTGTAGCCAATGTCACAGCGAAACCTGTGCGTGAGGGTGGCGAAATTCGCCAGCTACTGGTCGAGCAGGTCTATTCCCCGGTATTGTGGGAAGACAGTGTAGCATGGCTGCTGGAGCAGGGAGTTGACACTTTTGTCGAGTTCGGACCGGGCAGTGTTTTGACCGGACTGGTTAAAAAGATCGACAAAACGGTTAAGCTGTATAATATAAGCAGCCTGGAATCGCTTGTTTCGGTAACGGAAGCCTTGGAGGCCCGTTAA
- the rpmF gene encoding 50S ribosomal protein L32 translates to MAVPQRRTSKTRRDKRRTHFKLAVPGMVKCSECGELKLAHHVCKVCGTYKAREIISQ, encoded by the coding sequence ATGGCAGTACCTCAACGGAGAACATCCAAAACTCGTCGCGACAAACGTCGTACTCACTTTAAACTGGCAGTACCAGGTATGGTGAAATGCTCCGAATGCGGCGAATTGAAACTTGCTCACCATGTGTGCAAAGTTTGCGGAACGTACAAAGCTAGAGAGATTATCTCTCAATAA
- the fabG gene encoding 3-oxoacyl-[acyl-carrier-protein] reductase, whose protein sequence is MSKPLSGKTALVTGASRGIGRSIALALAEAGANVAVNYAGSEAAAAEVAEQIRAKGVEAITVQANVGRADEADRLIKDVIGAWGKIDILVNNAGITRDNLIMRMKEEEFDQVIETNLKGVFNCLKAATRPMIKQRSGRIINISSVVGVLGNAGQANYVAAKAGVIGLTKSSARELASRGITVNCVAPGFIDTEMTQVLADDLRDNMLSGIPLARLGRPEEIADVVLFLASDASSYMTGQTLHVDGGMYM, encoded by the coding sequence ATGTCTAAGCCATTAAGTGGAAAAACGGCGCTCGTTACAGGGGCGTCACGGGGGATCGGCCGCAGTATCGCATTGGCGTTGGCTGAAGCAGGCGCTAATGTAGCGGTAAACTACGCTGGTAGTGAAGCGGCTGCGGCAGAGGTTGCGGAGCAAATTCGTGCCAAAGGCGTGGAAGCTATTACGGTTCAGGCTAATGTCGGTCGCGCCGACGAGGCAGATCGGTTAATCAAGGATGTGATCGGCGCTTGGGGCAAGATCGATATTCTGGTGAATAATGCCGGAATAACAAGAGATAATTTAATCATGCGTATGAAGGAAGAGGAGTTCGATCAGGTGATCGAAACGAATCTGAAAGGTGTGTTTAATTGCCTCAAGGCAGCGACTCGTCCGATGATAAAGCAGCGTTCCGGTCGGATCATCAATATTTCTTCCGTTGTCGGCGTACTCGGCAATGCAGGACAAGCCAACTATGTGGCTGCCAAAGCAGGAGTGATCGGTCTTACCAAATCGTCCGCGAGGGAGCTTGCTTCGAGAGGTATTACAGTCAACTGCGTAGCCCCAGGATTCATTGATACCGAAATGACACAGGTGCTTGCTGATGATTTGCGTGACAATATGCTCAGCGGTATTCCGCTGGCCCGTCTCGGACGGCCTGAGGAAATTGCGGATGTGGTGCTATTTTTGGCCTCTGATGCTTCCTCATACATGACGGGCCAGACTTTGCATGTGGATGGCGGCATGTACATGTAG
- the rnc gene encoding ribonuclease III, with amino-acid sequence MSGDLKQLQQKLHIQFNNRQLLKQAFTHASYVNEHRFSQHADNERLEFLGDAVLELTVSEQLYNQYPNRPEGELTKLRAAIVCEPSLVKFAVGLEFGQYVLLGKGEELTGGRTRPALLADVFEAFVGALYLDQGLDAVRSFLERYIFPQIVLNGKLQMSDFKTELQELTQHHNMGMLEYKIVEERGPAHEREFVAEVYMGSERLGTGTGRSKKEAEQQAAAVALNRLKLAES; translated from the coding sequence TTGAGTGGAGACTTGAAGCAATTACAGCAGAAACTTCATATTCAATTCAACAACCGGCAGCTTCTGAAGCAGGCCTTTACGCACGCTTCCTACGTAAACGAACATCGGTTCAGTCAGCATGCAGACAATGAGCGGCTTGAATTTTTAGGCGACGCAGTTCTGGAGCTGACCGTATCCGAGCAATTGTACAATCAGTACCCTAACCGGCCGGAAGGCGAGCTGACCAAGCTGCGTGCAGCCATTGTCTGTGAGCCTTCTCTGGTGAAATTTGCTGTCGGACTTGAGTTCGGGCAATATGTACTGCTTGGCAAAGGTGAAGAGCTGACAGGCGGACGTACTCGTCCGGCTCTGTTGGCCGATGTATTCGAAGCGTTCGTAGGCGCGCTTTATTTGGATCAGGGTCTGGATGCCGTCCGGTCGTTTCTGGAACGTTATATTTTTCCTCAAATTGTGTTAAACGGTAAGCTTCAGATGAGTGATTTCAAAACAGAGCTTCAGGAACTGACGCAGCATCATAACATGGGGATGCTTGAATACAAGATTGTGGAGGAGCGCGGACCTGCCCATGAGCGCGAGTTTGTAGCTGAGGTATATATGGGCAGCGAACGGCTGGGTACAGGTACAGGACGCTCCAAAAAAGAAGCTGAGCAGCAGGCGGCGGCAGTAGCCTTAAACCGTTTGAAACTGGCAGAATCGTAA
- the fapR gene encoding transcription factor FapR, which translates to MPKRQRQQRLTQLIDENPFVTDQELTRQLKVSIQTIRLDRMELGIPELRERLKLMAERSYDQVRSLPLHEVIGDIVDLQLDRSGISIFEIKEEHIFSRTGIARGHYVFAQANSLAVAVINDEIALTASADIRFVRPVHLGEKCIAKAYVRSNPEQKGKAKVEVFAYVGEEMVFQGNFIIYRSTEEEYSEGGSQHADRH; encoded by the coding sequence TTGCCAAAGAGACAGAGACAGCAACGGCTGACTCAATTAATTGATGAGAATCCGTTCGTAACGGATCAGGAACTGACGAGACAGCTTAAGGTGAGCATTCAGACGATTCGGCTGGATCGGATGGAATTGGGTATCCCGGAGCTGCGGGAGCGACTGAAGCTGATGGCTGAGCGTTCTTACGATCAGGTTCGCTCCCTGCCTTTACATGAAGTGATCGGGGATATCGTTGATCTCCAGTTGGACAGAAGCGGTATTTCCATTTTTGAAATTAAAGAAGAGCATATCTTTTCACGTACCGGCATTGCGCGGGGGCATTATGTGTTTGCCCAGGCCAATTCATTGGCTGTTGCCGTGATTAATGATGAGATAGCGTTGACCGCTTCAGCAGATATTCGCTTTGTCCGCCCCGTTCATTTGGGAGAAAAGTGCATTGCCAAAGCATATGTGCGTTCAAATCCCGAGCAAAAGGGAAAAGCCAAAGTGGAAGTGTTTGCTTACGTGGGAGAAGAAATGGTGTTCCAGGGGAACTTTATCATTTACCGCTCCACAGAGGAAGAGTATAGCGAAGGAGGAAGTCAGCATGCGGATCGCCATTGA
- a CDS encoding acyl carrier protein codes for MSDVLERVKRIVVDRLGADEAEVTLEASFKDDLGADSLDVVELVMELEDEFDMEISDEDAEKITTVGEVVKYIQSHT; via the coding sequence ATGTCCGACGTATTGGAGCGCGTAAAGCGCATTGTCGTTGACCGTTTGGGAGCCGACGAAGCCGAAGTTACACTTGAAGCATCTTTCAAAGATGATTTAGGCGCTGATTCTCTCGATGTAGTTGAATTGGTTATGGAATTGGAAGATGAGTTTGATATGGAAATCTCTGATGAAGATGCAGAGAAAATTACAACCGTAGGTGAAGTTGTAAAGTACATACAATCTCATACCTAA